A section of the Humulus lupulus chromosome 2, drHumLupu1.1, whole genome shotgun sequence genome encodes:
- the LOC133814154 gene encoding uncharacterized protein LOC133814154: MNSYPGSSSYLSSSSSIDDYYDDIEMQVVGQITANNNFCVVQHQKNKGSRRGSIPGHIVINRDRESANRNLFNDYFAENPRFTDLMFRRRFRMGRPLFLHILDAIQRHDNYFIQRRDGMGKLGLSCLQKVTAVFRMLAYGVPTDATDEYIKIGESTTIESLKRFFRAVVEVFGARYLRSPNANDVARLLHIGELRGFPGMLGSLDCMHWKKKNCPTAWGGQYAGRSGSPTIILEVVADYDLWIWHAYFGLPGSNNDINVLEASHLFVNLAEGIAPPANYVIKGKEYNMGYYLADRIYPKWSTLVQSIHDPRHPKKKLFAMKQEACRKDVERAFGVLQSRFAIIAGPARLWNKKVLHDIMTSCIIMHNMIIEDERDINASIEERVEVSSPEVQMVEDDNARFQEFLTRHRKIKDKEAHIEDEYGNSQN, translated from the coding sequence ATGAATTCTTATCCTGGTAGTTCATCTTATTTATCATCATCTTCTTCGATTGATGACTATTATGATGATATAGAAATGCAAGTAGTAGGTCAAATTACTGCTAACAATAATTTTTGCGTTGTTCAACACCAAAAAAACAAAGGCTCACGTCGAGGCTCGATTCCTGGTCATATAGTTATCAACCGTGACCGGGAAAGTGCTAATCGCAATCTCTTCAACGACTATTTTGCAGAGAATCCTCGATTTACCGATTTGATGTTTCGCCGAAGATTTCGAATGGGTCGTCCTTTATTCCTTCATATTTTGGATGCTATACAAAGACATGACAATTACTTCATCCAGCGAAGGGATGGAATGGGTAAACTCGGGTTATCATGTTTGCAAAAAGTAACAGCTGTATTTCGAATGTTGGCGTATGGTGTACCAACAGATGCTACCGATGAATACATCAAAATAGGAGAATCTACAACTATAGAAAGCTTGAAGCGATTTTTTCGTGCTGTTGTCGAGGTGTTTGGAGCCCGCTATCTCCGATCACCTAACGCTAATGATGTTGCAAGACTACTCCACATTGGTGAACTTCGAGGTTTTCCAGGAATGTTGGGAAGTTTAGATTGTATGCATTGGAAAAAGAAAAATTGCCCAACTGCTTGGGGAGGACAATATGCCGGTCGTAGTGGGTCCCCAACTATTATTCTTGAAGTTGTAGCTGACTATGATCTCTGGATATGGCATGCATATTTTGGTTTACCGGGATCTAATAATGACATTAATGTGCTGGAGGCATCCCATCTTTTTGTTAATCTTGCTGAAGGTATTGCTCCACCTGCTAATTATGTTATTAAAGGAAAAGAGTATAATATGGGTTATTATTTAGCTGATCGTATATATCCAAAATGGTCTACTCTTGTTCAAAGTATTCATGATCCACGTCATCCAAAAAAGAAATTATTTGCAATGAAACAAGAAGCATGTAGAAAAGATGTGGAACGTGCATTTGGAGTACTGCAGTCTAGATTTGCAATTATTGCTGGACCGGCACGTCTTTGGAATAAAAAAGTATTACATGATATAATGACTTCATGTATTATTATGCATAATATGATAATTGAAGATGAACGTGATATTAATGCATCAATTGAAGAGCGAGTCGAAGTGTCAAGTCCAGAAGTTCAGATGGTAGAAGATGATAATGCTCGGTTTCAAGAATTTCTTACTAGACATAGAAAAATCAAGGATAAGGAAGCTCACATTGAGGACGAATATGGTAACtcacaaaattaa